The proteins below come from a single Chloroflexota bacterium genomic window:
- a CDS encoding DUF3179 domain-containing protein — translation MHSKRYLGIVVILIALFLLAACSSGSATSDNRAITEPRVKESGESGAAVDPPAVSDKQIPESESTRPDYEIITLLPRDAIPAVFEPEFVSGDEADEQYLSGELVIGVELDGDARAYSIPFLSGHEIVNDMVGGRPIAVTWUPLCFTGIVYARDVAGQPAPLNFGVSGKLIMNVLVMYDRETDTLWSQILGEGVQGELAGTKLEPLPALQTTWGQWKSMHPDTLALDKGFSGSFDAYTGYYSDSRAGVLGETLQDTRLGRKERGLAMMINDTPVFYPLRKLSDRPVVNDQVAGVSLVVVYRAETGTASAFSSSVDGKTLTFELDQTDGENFILVDRETGSRWNAWAGSAFEGSLAGMSLERLPSTNSFWFGWKDWHPDTLIYAVAENGSES, via the coding sequence ATGCATTCAAAGCGGTACCTGGGTATTGTCGTGATATTGATAGCCCTTTTTCTCCTGGCGGCCTGTAGCAGCGGCTCGGCCACCAGCGACAACAGGGCTATCACCGAACCGCGCGTCAAGGAATCGGGCGAGTCCGGGGCAGCCGTTGATCCACCGGCTGTCTCTGATAAGCAGATACCAGAGTCGGAGAGCACCCGGCCAGATTACGAAATCATCACACTTTTACCAAGAGATGCCATTCCAGCGGTGTTCGAGCCGGAATTCGTCTCCGGTGATGAGGCTGATGAACAGTATCTGTCTGGCGAGCTGGTCATCGGTGTGGAACTGGACGGCGATGCACGAGCTTACTCTATTCCATTCCTCAGCGGACACGAGATCGTCAACGATATGGTGGGCGGGCGGCCAATCGCCGTCACCTGGTGACCTCTCTGCTTCACGGGCATCGTGTATGCCCGGGATGTGGCAGGCCAGCCAGCCCCGCTCAACTTCGGTGTCAGCGGCAAATTGATCATGAATGTGCTGGTCATGTACGACCGGGAAACGGACACTCTGTGGAGCCAGATCCTGGGCGAAGGGGTGCAGGGGGAACTGGCGGGCACCAAACTGGAACCGCTGCCAGCGCTGCAGACAACATGGGGCCAATGGAAGTCAATGCACCCCGATACGTTGGCGTTGGACAAGGGATTTTCCGGGTCCTTTGATGCCTACACCGGCTATTACAGTGACAGCCGTGCTGGCGTACTGGGAGAAACGTTGCAGGATACTCGTTTGGGACGTAAGGAACGGGGGCTGGCCATGATGATCAATGACACGCCAGTATTCTATCCCTTAAGAAAGCTGAGTGATAGGCCGGTCGTCAATGACCAGGTGGCAGGGGTTTCCCTCGTTGTGGTATATCGTGCAGAAACGGGCACGGCCTCAGCCTTTTCCAGCAGTGTGGATGGCAAAACACTGACATTTGAGTTGGACCAGACTGATGGTGAAAACTTCATCCTGGTTGACCGGGAGACGGGCAGTCGCTGGAATGCTTGGGCAGGATCGGCCTTCGAAGGTTCATTGGCGGGGATGTCGCTCGAGCGGCTGCCTTCGACAAACTCCTTCTGGTTTGGCTGGAAGGACTGGCATCCTGACACCCTTATCTACGCCGTGGCAGAGAATGGTTCGGAGTCGTAA